In Drosophila busckii strain San Diego stock center, stock number 13000-0081.31 chromosome 3R, ASM1175060v1, whole genome shotgun sequence, the sequence GGCTCCAATAGCCAGGACAGGTAAGCTCAGCACACACTGCAAATGACTTTTAGTGCAAATACAATGAAAAgtcctttctctctctttctctttctacTGGAAGTGCAGCATTCAAATTCAACAGCagagcaaatacaaatataaatacaattacaaaCTCAAACaccaaacacaaatatttttcagcttgttatatatgtgcatatatttttactcacacacacacacacatacacacctaCACATTTTAcgtgtgcatttaatttgttcgtttgcgaatttattgcatttttatacgTCTGGCTCATATATCAGTTTTTATGTCTTTGCttatattaactaaaaattcAGCATGTTTAATGTTGCTTTTCTAATACGCATACCTCATTTAGATCGCCCAAGATGCCTGGCGCTGGCTTGATGACGGCTGCGGGCAGCGGCTCTGGCGATAATCAAGGACAGGAGCCCATTTTGCCCGCCGTTTTGGAATTTCCGGAAACACATCAGGAGCTGTTCTTGCGTCACATCATCAGTGAACTGGATGTGAATGTGCCGCACTTTAAACTGGCGCCAGTCTATTCGCTTTATCTGTGTGCCAGGTGCGTTCTCCAGTTAGTTCCAGCGAAATGAACAAGTGCAAATTGTCTGTGAACGCATTTCAtgttgtctgtttgttgtttgcctgcaCTGACTAACGCACACGGCGTGCAATTAACTCCTAATTGCTTAGGTGTAACTTTGCTGCAACTAACAGCTTGCgggcatttgtttaaaagcaaacatttgtttaagcaACAGCATAAATGTTTGAAGTGCAAAGTTTGCCAAGCAATTTGCTGCATATAAATGTTGCCTACTTATTGGGGCTTGGCTTAACTATAAATCATTTGATACATTAGCATAGCATGTTGAGCTATAATCAAGTCAAGTGAAATGCCATTTGCACTCGCATGCATTTAACCCAAAATCTGAGCTCTCAATTACGTGTCCGACACAAGAGAACGCCTCACAGTTGAGGCTGAGCTGACAAATTTGTGTGCTTAGCTCAGCATCGACTTGAGGCCAAGCTAAATTCCCAGCTGCCCAATATCAACAATTCATTAACAATTATGATGATTTATCTTGGCTGCTGACCCAATTTGCGcgctattaatattaatgacagacagacagacagtctaGTGTAGTAAACACGATAGCGCAAATTACATTTGCACAGGGTCAGActatgcataaaaatcaataacgcttgtttatgctttttcgCAGATATCGCGCCTCCACCCACTACCGTCCGGAGCTGCAGCCCACAGAGCGCGCTCACAAGTTGACCATATTTCTGCATCATGTGGCCAATCTGGTCTACGGCGTAGTCCAAGAGCAGTACACAGATGCGCGTATATTGGCATTCTGGATGGCCAACAGCTCGGAGTTTCTGCATTTTCTTAAATCGGATCGTCACATTAGCGCGTTTAGCGTGCAGGCTCAGGATGTGCTCGCTGAGGCGGTGCAGACGGCATTTCGCAATTTGGTCAACTGTTTTCGCTTGGAGCTGTCGCAAACGCTCAATCAATTTCTGTCGGAAACGATTGATCATGACTCGGCTGCTGGACTGGTGCTCACTGTTCTGGGCTCTGCCAtggcgctgctgcgtcgctGTCGCGTCAACGCTGCGCTGACCATTCAGCTGTTCTCGCAGCTCTTTCACTACATCAATGTCATATGTTTCAATACGGTGAGCGGCCCACGAGCAGGCCATTTATAATGTAGCATGCAACAGCCtattaatgcttaatttttgcttacacAGATTGTGGCCAATTCGCACATGTGCACGGCGGAGTGGGGACGCGTGATGACGgagcgactgcagctgctggagcttTGGGCTGAGCGTCAGGGGCTTGAACTAGCGGCCGATTGCCATTTGGCCAAGATAAATCAATGCGCGCAATTTCTGCAGGCGCCCAAGTCCTCGGTGGAGGAGATACAGCAGCTGGCTTGCTCCTGCTTTCGCTTGAACTCACTGCaaatggcagcgctgctgcagctggagaaAATACCGCGCAATCTGGTGGACACAGCCATACGCATGGCTGAGTCTGTAGCGGATGAGCTGACGCGTGCGGATGGACGCGAAGTGCGGCTGGAGGAGTCGCCCGAGCTGcacttggcgctgctgctgcccgacGATGGCTTCAGCTGCGATGTGGTGCGTGGCATACCCAGCGGCCTGGTGGACTTTTTGAatccgctgcagcagcagggcATGTGCCGTCTGGCAGCGCAGCCCACATCGATTGGTCTCTGGACCGTTTACATGCATCAATTTAATGTAAGCACCACAAACTGTAAATAAGTAAACTAGttgctaataatttttgaattgcagCAGGCACGCAGCTCCAGCGCCATGTCCAACAAGCTGCCACAGCCGGAGGTGCAGCTGATTAAGCTGCATAAGAATAGCAATGGCATGGGCTTGTCCATTGTCGCAGCCAAAGGCGCTGGCCAGGAGCGTTTGGGCATTTATATAAAGAGCGTTGTGCCTGGTGGCGCCGCCGATGCGGATGGACGTTTGCAAGCGGGCGATCAACTGCTGCGCGTAGATGGGCAAAGTCTCATTGGCATCACTCAAGAGCGGTAAACAAATTGGCATAAATttgagttaaatttatttatttatgcaatttacttTTAGTGCTGCTGATTATTTGGTGCGTACTGGTCCAGTGGTTAGCTTGGAGGTGGCCAAGCAGGGTGCCATTTATCATGGGCTAgccacgctgctgcagcagcccaGTCCCGTTATACAGCGTGGTGAgtaaccaacacacacacaaagaaacaCAATGCAGctgtaaacaacaaacaaacacacacacactagaaATGGTGCCTGGGTAGCTGCtaacaaacattaaatataaaacacacacacataaagctcacacacacatacacacactcaaactTAATGCTGTGACGTAAGctaaacttaacttaaacCCAACTAAATCCTCTACTAAACATGCTTGccatacaaatataaaagacgccggcagcagcaactatttgCAACAGCCACAATATCAGCAACACTCTCAGCAACGTCGCCACAGCTCGTATCAGCAACAGGCGCGCTACTACAACAATTCCATATCCGACGATAGTCTCAATCGCAGTCGTCGCGAATCCTTTGCCTGCATGCGCGCCGCCTCGCCGCCCGTGCGTCGTCTGAGCGCCTCTTGCCTGCAGGAGGAGCTTTGCGCTCTGGGCCATCAGCTGCACATAGATCCGCGTTATCGCGATACGCGTCCCATTGCACGCTCCGCCAGCAGCTTGTATCTATCCAATGAACCAGTCGCCGGCTATTATCAGCCGCCCGCTGCAGCGCCGCACTTTAGTCCATTGCGTCCGCTGCGACGCACGCCGCCGCCTTCGATTTACATAGAGGAGTATCTAGATGAGCCGCCGcctgcagctgagcagcagcagcagcaatcgacGCGCAACTCCCAAGAGTCGTTTAGCAACTTTGCTTGCTACAGCGATGCGCATCAGCCGCTGAATGAGGAAAGCATTGCCAGCATGGCCGACTCGGGCGACATACCCTTTATAGACGATGAagatgagcaacagcagcagcagcagcagcaacagcagcgtccctgcattgccagcaacaaccTGCCCACTTGCTCCTCCACCTCCTCCTCGGTGGGCAAacgcagcgctgccgctggtTATCGCAAAACTGTTAGCTTTGATCTGGAGCAGCCTGGAACAAGCGTGCCGCCCAGCATTGATCGCAAGTATCATACACATGATGCCATCAGTCACTTTGCAACTGCTGTCAACTCCTCCAGCGAATCTCTGGGCGCTGAGCAGGCCGAGCGCATGCCGCTTATACAGAAAATTCGACGCGAGCTAAACACCAAACGCTCCACCAACTGCTCAGCCAACGACTACAGCTCGGGCGGCTCTGGCTCAAACAGTCAGCGTTCGTCTAGTGAGTCCATTGAGCgcatgccgctgctgcgcacGCAGTCGCCTTCGGTTTGCCGCCAGCTGAATGCGCAGCGTTCGCATAAAAGGTCAGCGGCTGCGCCCTTAATTAGCATACAAGTTCCTAGTGACAGTTCCTGTAACTCCTGTTCCAGCActtcaaatgtaaatataagcAATCTATATTGTGCCAGCACTATACATAGCCCAAAGCCAAGCACCGCcatccacagcagcagcaacaacaacaatagcagcaacaacatcattGTGCGCAGTCGTCGCGCCAGCAGTCAAACCAGTCTCAGTCCCAATAGTTTTCAGCTGCCGCTGGGTCAGGGCAAGGTGCGCGAAATGGCCGCCTACTTCAATGCCCATCAGAGCTTTGCGCCCAACCGCAGCAGATCCAAGTCCACATCAGCGTTAACAGCTGGGCGTGAACAGCGACTCAGCCATGGCGAACAGAGCGACATACTGAAGCAGCTAAAGGAGTGGAGTTTGTTTGGCAGCGCTGGCAAGGATTACAATGTAAAGTTAccgcccaagcagcagcagcagcagcaacagcagcagtcccaGCTGAGCTGTGATTGTCCCTGTTGCGCGCATTGTCGTGGCCcagctgacagcagcaatacccaaaacgtcagcagcagcaacaacaatgcgctgcCCACTTTTAAGTGCTATGACAGCTGCCAGGAGGCAGctcagcagcgccagcagccacTTGCCAGCAACACAGCAGCTGA encodes:
- the LOC108602696 gene encoding afadin isoform X10 translates to MSHDKKMLDREAVRSVIQQWNANRLDLFALSEPDENLLFHGVMRFYFQDAGQKVATKCIRVASDATVTDVIDTLIEKFRPDMRMLSVPNYALYEVHANGEERRLNADEKPLLVQLNWHIDDREGRFLLKNIDQKTTPIEQSELNFKRKLSKREKKEQKKKDKLAKLGSDAPQSNGSQLGLGNGIGSAGSTAHMNGSVGVAGGADAGDAVAGKLYTELPETSFTRSISNPEAVMRRRRQQKLEKKLQQFRSRDGGPDTGGTLKIYGESLCQDVPYKTLLLSIRDCAQAVVREMLTKYGLEKADPLQYCLVQVNSDGTEYILDDDECPLSILMNHPTSRGSIMFHVRRRPADSQPRRRKKKPLGAANGANHTSGDREGPVLVEVTHSGDGGRRIKLGSDPVEVGSANTNCLQLFGPSIQPRHCLISLHEGVCTVTPLHTDALTFVNGHHISQPTILHNGSVVMFGRVASYRFLDSPTDGRYNLALSQSQLDSACLYESRSPMSPGSWNDEDGALSSTHKSEYEQQQLLSQSSAGLHNNSAEHTLHSLRDVVDSKDQLQQQQQQHHQQQQHQQQQQQQQQHQLDGQSLEGNLENETKSISSMKSSGSNSQDRSPKMPGAGLMTAAGSGSGDNQGQEPILPAVLEFPETHQELFLRHIISELDVNVPHFKLAPVYSLYLCARYRASTHYRPELQPTERAHKLTIFLHHVANLVYGVVQEQYTDARILAFWMANSSEFLHFLKSDRHISAFSVQAQDVLAEAVQTAFRNLVNCFRLELSQTLNQFLSETIDHDSAAGLVLTVLGSAMALLRRCRVNAALTIQLFSQLFHYINVICFNTIVANSHMCTAEWGRVMTERLQLLELWAERQGLELAADCHLAKINQCAQFLQAPKSSVEEIQQLACSCFRLNSLQMAALLQLEKIPRNLVDTAIRMAESVADELTRADGREVRLEESPELHLALLLPDDGFSCDVVRGIPSGLVDFLNPLQQQGMCRLAAQPTSIGLWTVYMHQFNARSSSAMSNKLPQPEVQLIKLHKNSNGMGLSIVAAKGAGQERLGIYIKSVVPGGAADADGRLQAGDQLLRVDGQSLIGITQERAADYLVRTGPVVSLEVAKQGAIYHGLATLLQQPSPVIQRDAGSSNYLQQPQYQQHSQQRRHSSYQQQARYYNNSISDDSLNRSRRESFACMRAASPPVRRLSASCLQEELCALGHQLHIDPRYRDTRPIARSASSLYLSNEPVAGYYQPPAAAPHFSPLRPLRRTPPPSIYIEEYLDEPPPAAEQQQQQSTRNSQESFSNFACYSDAHQPLNEESIASMADSGDIPFIDDEDEQQQQQQQQQQRPCIASNNLPTCSSTSSSVGKRSAAAGYRKTVSFDLEQPGTSVPPSIDRKYHTHDAISHFATAVNSSSESLGAEQAERMPLIQKIRRELNTKRSTNCSANDYSSGGSGSNSQRSSSESIERMPLLRTQSPSVCRQLNAQRSHKRSAAAPLISIQVPSDSSCNSCSSTSNVNISNLYCASTIHSPKPSTAIHSSSNNNNSSNNIIVRSRRASSQTSLSPNSFQLPLGQGKVREMAAYFNAHQSFAPNRSRSKSTSALTAGREQRLSHGEQSDILKQLKEWSLFGSAGKDYNVKLPPKQQQQQQQQQSQLSCDCPCCAHCRGPADSSNTQNVSSSNNNALPTFKCYDSCQEAAQQRQQPLASNTAAEPLSRHLLCRRSVMCNNRQAHSVRQMKRHKQQRQQKPTPHSSPPSTAKLLLSLAKSSSNDCICSCSEEDAADDDDDDDDDELAAANSRCSCDCSELHKMSANVAVRTAQYDDNDVAATTSAAAAATGRCTHR
- the LOC108602696 gene encoding afadin isoform X9, with the translated sequence MSHDKKMLDREAVRSVIQQWNANRLDLFALSEPDENLLFHGVMRFYFQDAGQKVATKCIRVASDATVTDVIDTLIEKFRPDMRMLSVPNYALYEVHANGEERRLNADEKPLLVQLNWHIDDREGRFLLKNIDQKTTPIEQSELNFKRKLSKREKKEQKKKDKLAKLGSDAPQSNGSQLGLGNGIGSAGSTAHMNGSVGVAGGADAGDAVAGKLYTELPETSFTRSISNPEAVMRRRRQQKLEKKLQQFRSRDGGPDTGGTLKIYGESLCQDVPYKTLLLSIRDCAQAVVREMLTKYGLEKADPLQYCLVQVNSDGTEYILDDDECPLSILMNHPTSRGSIMFHVRRRPADSQPRRRKKKPLGAANGANHTSGDREGPVLVEVTHSGDGGRRIKLGSDPVEVGSANTNCLQLFGPSIQPRHCLISLHEGVCTVTPLHTDALTFVNGHHISQPTILHNGSVVMFGRVASYRFLDSPTDGRYNLALSQSQLDSACLYESRSPMSPGSWNDEDGALSSTHKSEYEQQQLLSQSSAGLHNNSAEHTLHSLRDVVDSKDQLQQQQQQHHQQQQHQQQQQQQQQHQLDGQSLEGNLENETKSISSMKSSGSNSQDRSPKMPGAGLMTAAGSGSGDNQGQEPILPAVLEFPETHQELFLRHIISELDVNVPHFKLAPVYSLYLCARYRASTHYRPELQPTERAHKLTIFLHHVANLVYGVVQEQYTDARILAFWMANSSEFLHFLKSDRHISAFSVQAQDVLAEAVQTAFRNLVNCFRLELSQTLNQFLSETIDHDSAAGLVLTVLGSAMALLRRCRVNAALTIQLFSQLFHYINVICFNTIVANSHMCTAEWGRVMTERLQLLELWAERQGLELAADCHLAKINQCAQFLQAPKSSVEEIQQLACSCFRLNSLQMAALLQLEKIPRNLVDTAIRMAESVADELTRADGREVRLEESPELHLALLLPDDGFSCDVVRGIPSGLVDFLNPLQQQGMCRLAAQPTSIGLWTVYMHQFNQARSSSAMSNKLPQPEVQLIKLHKNSNGMGLSIVAAKGAGQERLGIYIKSVVPGGAADADGRLQAGDQLLRVDGQSLIGITQERAADYLVRTGPVVSLEVAKQGAIYHGLATLLQQPSPVIQRDAGSSNYLQQPQYQQHSQQRRHSSYQQQARYYNNSISDDSLNRSRRESFACMRAASPPVRRLSASCLQEELCALGHQLHIDPRYRDTRPIARSASSLYLSNEPVAGYYQPPAAAPHFSPLRPLRRTPPPSIYIEEYLDEPPPAAEQQQQQSTRNSQESFSNFACYSDAHQPLNEESIASMADSGDIPFIDDEDEQQQQQQQQQQRPCIASNNLPTCSSTSSSVGKRSAAAGYRKTVSFDLEQPGTSVPPSIDRKYHTHDAISHFATAVNSSSESLGAEQAERMPLIQKIRRELNTKRSTNCSANDYSSGGSGSNSQRSSSESIERMPLLRTQSPSVCRQLNAQRSHKRSAAAPLISIQVPSDSSCNSCSSTSNVNISNLYCASTIHSPKPSTAIHSSSNNNNSSNNIIVRSRRASSQTSLSPNSFQLPLGQGKVREMAAYFNAHQSFAPNRSRSKSTSALTAGREQRLSHGEQSDILKQLKEWSLFGSAGKDYNVKLPPKQQQQQQQQQSQLSCDCPCCAHCRGPADSSNTQNVSSSNNNALPTFKCYDSCQEAAQQRQQPLASNTAAEPLSRHLLCRRSVMCNNRQAHSVRQMKRHKQQRQQKPTPHSSPPSTAKLLLSLAKSSSNDCICSCSEEDAADDDDDDDDDELAAANSRCSCDCSELHKMSANVAVRTAQYDDNDVAATTSAAAAATGRCTHR